CTCCCGAACAAGACAGCCAAAAGCGCCGCGGCCGGCCAGAAGCCCAGCCCTCGCGCCAACGCAAACAGCGGGTATCCGCTGAAGGCAAACCCCTCAGCCACGCCTACCATTGCGAAAACCGCTGCCCAGAGGACCGCGAATACGGCCGTCTTTTCCTGCGTAAGGCCAATTGAACCGAAATAGAAATTGCCCGTCGCCCTCAGCACCAGCAGCACACAGCTGATTAGAGCGACGCCCCAGAGCAGCCCTTCCAAGAAACGCGCGCCGAATGCACCTCGGACGGGAAGTCCGTAGTCAGCAAAGCTGCGCCTCTCGACTCGCGCAAAGATGGCGCTCGTGACCAGCACTCCAAACAAGAAGACGCCTTCGTTTAATAACGCTCGGCCGGGAGTTAAGACGGTGGTGGGCTGGCGCGGCATGGTTAGCCACGCACGGACCGCCCGAATCACCAAGCCTAAGGAGGAGATGAGGATAGCAAATACAGCGTAAAACAGCAGGACTCTCCACCCCGATCGCACTCCGTTCAAGCCGACAAACAGATTCTTGAATGATGAATGCTTAGCAGCCCGTGGTGTAAGTAGCTGAATTTCGGCACGGGCAGCGGCGTACTCGGTTGCGTGAGTTCGCCAAGTTTTTCGCGCGGGACATCGAGATTCCACTTCTGCACGGCCGATTCCGATCTTCCCGGCGCGG
This genomic stretch from Terriglobia bacterium harbors:
- a CDS encoding CPBP family intramembrane metalloprotease is translated as MPRQPTTVLTPGRALLNEGVFLFGVLVTSAIFARVERRSFADYGLPVRGAFGARFLEGLLWGVALISCVLLVLRATGNFYFGSIGLTQEKTAVFAVLWAAVFAMVGVAEGFAFSGYPLFALARGLGFWPAAALLAVLFGSVHLAVNAGENWLGSVSLVIVGLLLAFTLQRTGSLWFAIGIHAAWDWAQSFLYGVPDSGITVAGHLLNPSFQGSKWMTGGTAGPEASVVTLLGYVFAFALINLRFPETRYTVRTADRC